In the Sporichthyaceae bacterium genome, GTGAGCATCAGCGCCCGAACGCTGTACTCGGTGGTCACCGACATCGCGAGGTCCGTAGCAGCGAACGGCGCCGATCGACTGCTGATCGTTAACGGACACGGCGGAAATTATGTACTTTCCAACGTCGTGCAAGAGGCGAACGTCTCCGGGCCGCAGATGGCGCTGTTCCCCACTCGCGACGACTGGGCCGCTGCCCGCGTCGCAGCCGGCGTGGAGACCAGCCACCACGACGACATGCATGGCGGCGAGTTGGAAGTTTCGATCCTGCTCCATGCCCATCCGGAACTTGTCGGACCGGGCGCGCTCGACCAGGACCACGAAGTGCCCAACCGGCCGATGCTGCTGAGCCTCGGTATGGACGGTTACACCAAGAACGGCATCATCGGTCGCCCGTCGCTCGCCTCGCCCGCCAAAGGCAAGGCCGTTCTCGAGTCGCTGACCAAGCTCGCCCAGACACACCTGGCCGCGCTGCGCGATCAGGCCAGCCCGGCGAGTCGATAGAGCACCAACGAGCCGGCAACTGCGACGTTCAGGCTGGCGCCGCGACCGACCATCGGGATCTCCACGACCTCGTCGATCGACTCCCAGATCTCCTCGGGCACGCCGAGGCGTTCGTGACCGAGCAGCACGACGGTTCGTCGTCGGGCGAGCGGCAACCGGGCCAGCGGTGTGGCCCCGTCTGCCAACCCCACCGCCAGGATCCGGCTGCCGCGATCGCGTTGCTCATCGATCCACTGGGCCTTGGTGGGACCGACCCAGTGGACGCACCCACGCTCGATCAGCGTGTCGCCTCGGGCCAACGCATCGCGGTAGTGCGCCGTTTCCGGGACCGCGAGACTGGCGCCCACGGCGTCGCATGTCCGCAATAGCATGCCGAGGTTCGCACCGTAGGCGGCCCAAAGAGGCGCGGCGATCAGATGATCGGCGCACCGCTGCGCTCGGTGACGCCGTCGACCTCGCAGCTCGGCCAGCTTGGTTCGCCGCGCCGCTCAACAGCTCGCGGGACTACTCCAAAGATCCATCAGGACGGCGCTTCGCGGCGCACCGAGCCATCGACGGGGACAGGGTCCAACTTCAGGGTACGCGCTGCGCGCCACTCCCTACCGCAATCCCCGGAGAAGCGCACGATCCCCTCAGTCCCTGGCGGGAACATAGCGCCGCTGTCGGCCCAACCGCTCTGCACTCGTGGTTATCCACGGATCCGGCTAACCCCAGGCAACTTCCGGCGCGCGCTGCAGCGCGCTGTCATCGGCGCAAGAGCTCTGCACAGCCACGAGGAGGAGCGCATGCCAACCGCGTTGTACACGGTCGAGCAGGCCGCGGAGATTCTCGGCATTGGTCGCACCCTGATGTTCCGGCTGATCGCCGATGGCACCGTCGAGTCAGTGTTGATCGGTCGACTGCGCCGAGTGCCTGTCGACGCCGTCACCAGCTACGTCGATCAGTTACGGGGGCACGGCGGGACGGCGGCCTGACCGACCGGGGCGAGCACGCGGCCGTCGGGGGCTGCCAGCCTGGTCCCTGCGGCACGGAGGAGCCGCGCTACCCCCACGTCGCGGAGTGCGCGGAGCCGGACCCGTCCAAGCGCCCTCGGCTCAGGCGCGACGGGCACCACCTAGGCGTCGTCCACCTGGCGATCGATCTCCGCTTCGGATCTCAAGGTCGACCGAACGGCCAGCGTTTGTGCGATCGTCGCACTTGTTTAAGTGCGACGACTACACTAGAGTCATGAAGCCGATGCCGACCCGCAAGGTCCGCGACATCCTCGCTGGCCTCGGCTGCGTCAAGACCACCACCGAGGGCTCCCACGAGAAGTGGACCAGCCCGCAGTGCCGTTCGGTGATCGTGGTTGCCGCAGAAAAGGAACAGTCGGCCGGGACGCTGCGCAACATCCAGACCGAGCTGGTCGCCGAGTTCGGCGCGAAGTGGTTCGAGAAAGCGAGCAGGCGATGACCTACAGCGTGCACTGTGAGTGGGAACCCACCACAGACGGCAAGGGATGGTGGAACGCCCGCGTCCCCTCGATCCCCGGGGTGTGGACGCAGGCACGCCGCCTTGAGCAGATCCCCGGCCGAATCGTCGAGGCGATCCGCGTCATGACCGGCGAGACCGTCAACGAGGCCGACGTCGAGATCGACCGCAACAAGATCGCTGGCCACCCGGTCGTCAGGAAAGCCCTCACGGTGCACCGGAACAGACTGAAGGTGCAAGCGCTCGCGAGCAAGGTCCAAGACGACACCACCGTGGTCATCAAGTCGTTGACCGCCGCGAAGTTCTCCAAGCGAGACATCGGCTTCCTCGTCGGGACGTCCGCCAGTACGGCGAGCGCGCGGGCCAAGGCGACCCGCACCCGTTAGAAACAACAGCGGCTGCACGGGACCAGTCGGCGCTCACGTGCGAGATGGTGGAGTTCTTTGGGGTGGCCACCGGCTGGCACGTTGAGGCGGTCTGGGAGCTGCGCACCGGACGGAGGAGGACCGGCCACGCGGGTACTCGATCTGGCGAAAAGCCCCCAAGATCGACGAGAGTGCTGTGATCGCGGATTACCACGCCCCGTCGAGGCGGAGCTGGTCGCCGGGTTCCGCGAGAGAATGCAGGGCTTGCTCGCGGCGGACGGCGCGCGTCGCACAGGTGGCGGGATTGCGAGCGGACCGGCAGGGGGCCGGGCGGTGTCACCCCAGCTCTGGCGCCTCCACACCCCAGCCGCGGCTCAGGACACTCAGCCCGCAGCGAGCAGGTGGCAGTCGGGCGGATCGCGCTCGAACACATCAGCACCAGCGTCGCGCCAAGATAGGTCGCCGCCAGTTCGTGCTCGTCCCGCGGGATCAGAGTCGCCAGCTCCAGGATCCCGCCAACGAGGTAGCCCTCCACTGATTGGCCCTCGCGTTCCTCGACTGCCGAAAGTACAGGCCGCTGAATGGTTGTGATCTTCGACGAGTAAGTCGATCTCCTTGAGTAATGGGGGAACGCTCAACGCACTCCGGTCCCTGTCCCCGGTGACCGGCGCGGGCCGTTGGCCGGGTGTCTCATTGGGTCCGCGCGGTGATTCGTCGCATTGCCGGGGGTCCTACGTACGTCGCCGCGTCACGACAGCCGCGTTCGTCGGCCGCGGGCGCTGTTGAGTCGCACGGGCCAGCCAATTACTCGTGTGATTCCCGGCGCACATGGCCAGGGGCCAACCCAGCCTTCACGGCGCCAGCACGAGCCGACCAAGTCACTACATCTCGTCGCCCAGGACCGCGTCGACACCGACTGCATCGTCGCGCGGGAGCCCTCTAGCGCCAGCTCATCCCCTCACCACCGGGTCCGAAGGGGTCCGCCTCGCTCCGCCGGAGTTCAGCGGGGTACGCCCGATCTTGCGGACAAATTGCGGACAAAAGATCTTGAGGCCTGATCCGGTTTCCCGAATCAGGCCTCTGACCTGCTGCGTTGGGTGGAGCTGAGGGGATTTGAACCCCTGGCCCCCTCGTTGCGAACGAGGTGCGCTACCGGACTGCGCCACAGCCCCAATTGCCGTCGGAGAGGTTATCAAAGGATGAGCGGGGCTCCGGCCACGGCGCGGGCCGTCCGGGGTGCGGTGGTTCAGTCGTTGACGGCGCGCTTGTGCTCGAACTCTGCCTGCAGGCCGTCGCCGATCGGGGTCTCGCCATCGGTCGCCTCGGCGGCCGGGCTCGACGGGTCGAGTTTCGTGGTCGCCTCAGCGACGGTCTCGGCGGCCTCGGCCGTCTGGGCAACGAGGGGCTCGACAACCGGTGCCGGCACGGGCGCCTGGGTCGAGTCGGCGGCCGGGTGGTCGTGTTCGGTCCAGGCCCGACCGGCCGGGATGTCGATGCGTCGGCCGACGACCGACGGGGCCTTGGCGGCCATGATGTACGTGGGCAGCGGGACCGGCCGTGGCTCCCAGCCCTCGGCCAGTTGCGAAGTCCGGCCGGTCGTGGCATCGGCCGGGTCGAACGACGGCCACGGGTCGAAGAAGTCCGAGCTGTCCTTGTGGCGGCCCCGCAGTCCGTGCCGCTTGGGCGAGGCCGGTGCCACCGGCTCCTCGACGACGACTCGCGGCGCCCGGGCCCGCCGGGTCTGGGCGCGCAGCTCCACCACGTAGGTGAGCAGCAGCAGCACCGGGAGACCGGGCGCCCAGCCGGGCAGCGCGCCGACCAGCTTGAGCAGCCCGCCGGACAGCGAGAAAAGCACCAGCAGGACGAGCATCCGCCGCCGCCGACGAGCGGTCGCGGCGCTGACGCGGACAGGCGCGGGACCGGCCGCGACCGCGGTGTCCGGCCGGCGCTGCTTGACCACCGGCTCGGCCGCGTCGACCGCGGGTCGGATCATCGAGTAGGTGCCGACCGGTGCGTCGGCCGTCCCGCGGCGGCGCAGAACCACACCCTGGGTGGGGACGATCACCTCGCGGGGGCCGGAGCGCATCGCCCGCGTCGCGAAGTAGACGGCCCAGGCGCCCAGGACCGCGGCGTAGATCAATCCACTGCCGCTCATGCTCCACTCCCAACCGGCGAGCCCGGCGAGTTCGTCCACCCGTGGCCGGAGCTGCACACCGATCGCCACGCTAAGTCCGGAAGTGATCGTCTTTCCGGATTGGCCGGCCGTGTCGCGTCGGACTTTGTCCGCAATGTGCTTACTGGGGCGCGAGGGGTCCGCGGGAACTACGCCAGCGATGCATGAGGCCCGCTGGGACCTCCTCAGCGGTCAGCACGTAGACCAGATGGTCGCGCCAGGCGCCGTCGATGTGCAGGAACCGCGGGCGCAGCCCCTCCTCGCGGAAGCCAAGTTTCTCGACCACCCGGCGGCTGTTCCGGTTCTCCGGACGGATGCATACCTCGACGCGGTGCAGGCCCATCCCGGTCAAGCAGTGGTCGGTGGCCAACGCCACCGCGGTGGGCATGATGCCCCGCCCGGCGTGGCCCTGGTCGATCCAGTAACCGATGTTGGCTGCGCACAGCGAGCCCCAGGTGACACCGGCGATCGTCAGCTGCCCGACGAACCGGCCGTGATACTCCAACCCGAACGGCAATGTGCGGCCCTCCCGGGCCTCCGCGCGCAGTCGGCGCACCATCGGGGCGAAGCCGAGCTCGCCGCCGTCCTCCCCCGGCCGGGTCGCCTCCCACGGCGCCAGCCAGGTGCTGTTGGCCCGGCGCATAACCCGCCAGGCGTCGCCGTCGCGCACCCGCAGCGGGCGCAGCACCACCGCCCCGTCCGCCAGGCGGACCGGCCAGCCACGGTTCACGGCAACCCGCTGCGGACGTGGTCGCCACCGTGGACCTGATCGACCGCGTGGGCCAGCACCGGGCCGAGTACGGCGATCCCGTCCTTGCAGCCACCGGGCGAGCCGGGCAGGTTGACGATCAGCGTGCGGCCGGCAAGGCCGGCCAGCCCGCGGGAGAGCAAGGCGGTCGGGACAGTGGGCGCCGACCGGTGGCGGATCGCCTCGGCGATGCCGGGAACCGCACGCTCGATCACCGGGGCGGTCATCTCCGGGGTCAGGTCGCCCGGGGTGAGGCCGGTGCCGCCGGTGGTGAGCACCACGTCGTAGCCGGCGGCGACCGCCGCCCGCAGGGCCACGCCCACCGGTTCGCCGTCGGGCACGATCTGCGGCCCGTCGACGACGAAGCCGAGTTCGGTCAGTCCGGAGTGCAGGATCGGGCCACCGCGATCCTCGTAGATCCCGGCCGAAGCCCGGTTGGACACGGTGATCACCAGCGCCCGGCGCACCTGGTTCACCGGCGGACCACCATTCGCCCGTGCCGGTCGGGCGACGGCGGGCACTGTGACATCGGTTCGCTCGCAGGCTCGCTCACGGCTGCGCGTCCGCCCTTCGGTACTCCCCCGACTTGCCGCCGCTCTTGTGCTCCAGTCGGACCTCGGTGATCACGGCCGCCTTGTCGACGGACTTCACCATGTCGATGACCGTCAGCCCGGCCACCGCCACCGCGGTCAGCGCCTCCATCTCCACCCCGGTGCGGTCGGCTGTGCGGACCGTCGCGGCGATCGTGACCGCGTCGTCCTGCACCGTGAGGTCGACCGTGACCCCGTGGATCGCCAGCGGGTGGCACAGCGGGATCAGGTCCGGGGTGCGCTTGGTCGCGGCGATCCCGGCGATCCGGGCCACGGCCAAGGCGTCGCCCTTCGGGACTCCCTTGCCGCGCAGCAGATCCACCACCTCGGCGCTGACCAGGACCCGTCCGGTGGCAGTCGCCTGACGGACCGTCACTTCCTTGGCCGAGACGTCGACCATCCGGGCAGCGCCGCTCGCGTCGAGGTGCGTGAACGATGGACCCGCGCTTGGTTCGCTCATGCGAGTTCGCGGTCCAGCGACATCACGTCGACCTGGTCGCCGATGGTGTAAGACACGACGTCCTCCGGGATGACCACGAAGCAGTTCGCCTGAGCCAGGTCGCCGATCAGGTGCGAGGCAGGCCCGCCGACCGGGCGGACCTGAGGCGGCCCGTACGGCCGCGACGGGCCCAGGATCGCCCGCATGAACTGGGTCTTGCCCGCCGGCGAACTCAGCGGCTCCATCGTGGTGGCCTTGATCAACGGGCGCTGCTCCGGGGTCAGCCCGCGCATCCGGCGGATCGCTGGGCGCACGAACACCTCGAAGGAGACATAGGCGCTGACCGGGTTGCCCGGGAGCGTGAAGATCGGGACATCGCCGATCCGGCCGAAGCCCTGCGGCTTGCCCGGGTTCATCTTCACGCCGCCGAACTCGACCGTGCCGAGTCGGGACAGCACCGCCTTGACCACGTCGTAGGCCCCGGCGCTGACGCCGCCGGAGGTGATGACCAGATCGGCGCGGACCAACTGCTCCTCGATCGCGGTCAGCACGGCGCCCTCGTCGTCGGCGACCAGCCCGACGCGGAACGGCAGGGCGCCGGCGTCGCGGACCGCGGCAGCGAGCATGAAGCTGTTGGACTCGTGGATCGCTCCGGGCCGCAACGGCATCCCGGGTTCGATCAGCTCGCTGCCGGTGGAGATCACGACGACGCGCGGACGTGGCCGGGCCGGCACCCGGGCCCGACCGATCGCGGCCAGCACGCCGATCTGGGCCGGCCCCAACTCGGTGCCCGCCGTCAGCACGAGCTCGCCGATGGTGACGTCGCTGCCGCGGCGCCGGATGTGCTGGCCGTCGGTGGGTTGGGCGTGGATCGAGACCCGGGTCGTGCTCGCGTTGGTGAGCTCGACGGGAATGATCGCCTCGCTGCCATCGGGCACCGGCGCACCGGTCATGATCCGAGCGCAGGTCCCCGCGGTGATGGGCCGGGAGGGCATGAAACCGGCCGCGATGTCGTCGACGACCTGGATCTCGGCCGGGAACTCGCGGCTCGCGCCGAGTACGTCGGAGAGGCGGACCGCGTAGCCGTCCATCGCCGAGTTGTCCCACGGCGGCAGGTCGACCTCGGAGTGAATGTCCTCGGTGATCGTGCAGCCCTGGGCGTCGAGCAGCGGAAGCTCCAGCGGGAGTGCCGGCTGGACCGAGTCCAGGATCCAGGCCGACTGCTCCTCGACCGACCTCACGTCGTACTGCCGGGCAGTTCGTTCTTGACGAAGTCGGCGAGCCACTCCCGGAATTCCGGCCCGAGATCGGCTCGTTCGCAGGCCAGCCGGACGATCGTGCGCAGGTACTCGCCGCGGTCGCCGGTGTCGTAGCGCCGCCCGCGGAACACGACCGCGTGTACCGGCCCACCGCCGTCGCCGACCGCCAGCGAACGCAGCGCGTCGGTGAGCTGGATCTCCCCGCCCCGGCCGGGCGGGGTGCGCCGCAGCACGTCGAAGACCGCCGGTTCCAGCACGTAGCGACCGATGATCGCCAGATTGCTCGGCGCGACCGCGCGCTCGGGCTTCTCGACCAGGTCGGTCACCCGGACGACGCCCTCGACCCCGCTCGGGGCGACGGCGGCGCAGCCGTAGAGATGGATGTGGTCGGCCGGGTCCTCCATCAGCGCGATCACGCTGCCGCCGAGCTGTTCGCGCGCGGCCATCATCGGGGCCAGCAGGGGGTCGCGAGGATCGATCATGTCGTCGCCGAGCAGGACCGCGAACGGCTCCTGGCCGATGTGCTGCGCGGCGCACAGCACCGCGTGCCCGAGGCCCCGGGGATCGCCCTGGCGGACGTAGTGCATGGTCCCCAGGTCGCTCGAGGCGCGGACCCGCTCGAGGGTCTGCGTGTCGCCCTTCTCGGCGAGCTTCTCCTCGAGTTCGTAGTTGCGGTCGAAGTGGTCCTCCAGCGCGCGCTTGTTGCGACCGGTGATCATCAGTATGTCGGTCAGCCCGGCGGCGACGGCCTCCTCGACGACGTACTCGATCGCCGGTTTGTCGACGACCGGGAGCATCTCCTTGGGTGTCGCCTTGGTGGCCGGTAGGAAGCGGGTGCCGAGGCCGGCGGCGGGGACCACCGCCTTCGTCATCGTCATTACGGCAGGCTATCTGGCGTGGCCGACACAAAGGGCGACCTGCGAGCCGCCGCGTCGGCACGCCGGCGGGCACTGTCGCCGGACCAGCGCCGCGCGGTGGCCGATGCACTGTGCGAGCAGGCACTCGGCCTGCCCTGGGCCGACACGGTCGCGCTCTATGTATCGTTCGGCAGCGAGCCCGGGACCGGGCCGCTGCTGGCCGCCCTGCGCGAGCGGGGCACCCGGGTGCTGCTGCCGGTGGTGCTGCCGGACCGGTCGTTGGACTGGGCGGTCGACGACGGTTCGGCCGTGCCTGGCGTGCGCGGGATCCCCGAGCCGATCGGGGCGCGACTCGGCCCGGCCGGGATCGCGACCGCGGACCTGGTGCTGCTACCCGGCCTGGCTGCCGACCGGGCCGGGAATCGGTTGGGGCGCGGCGGTGGTTCTTATGACCGGGCGCTGCCGCTGCGGCGCCCGCAGGTGCCCGCGATCGTGCTGCTGCACCCGTGGGAGGTGGTGGCAGCGCTGCCGACCGACCCCCACGACGTGCCGGTCGATGCCGCGCTGACGGCCGACGGCCTCGTGCCGCTGGGCGCGGAGTGGACGAATGGGCCACCGGTGCGCGAGAATTAGCAGTCAGCGGGTGCGAGTGCCAACAGGAGGATTGCGTGCCCACGTATCAGTACGCCTGCACCGAGTGCGAGCACCAGCTCGAAGCGGTCCAGAAGTTCACCGACGACGCGCTCACCGAGTGCCCGGCCTGCACAGGCCGGTTGCGCAAGGTCTTCTCCGCGGTCGGCGTGGTCTTCAAGGGCTCCGGGTTCTACCGCACCGACAGCCGTGGCAAGAGTTCCTCCGGCGAGAACGGTTCGGACTCGAAGCCGGCCGCGAAGACCAGCAGCGACTCGTCGTCGACGGCCACGCCCGCGAAGTCCGAATCCGGCGCC is a window encoding:
- a CDS encoding creatininase family protein; amino-acid sequence: MEHLLPKSTSKDERERASRIAVLPVGSFEQHGDHLPLITDTVIACVIAREIAAAHDLMLLPPITMSCSHEHSAWPGTVSISARTLYSVVTDIARSVAANGADRLLIVNGHGGNYVLSNVVQEANVSGPQMALFPTRDDWAAARVAAGVETSHHDDMHGGELEVSILLHAHPELVGPGALDQDHEVPNRPMLLSLGMDGYTKNGIIGRPSLASPAKGKAVLESLTKLAQTHLAALRDQASPASR
- a CDS encoding TrmH family RNA methyltransferase, with the translated sequence MGASLAVPETAHYRDALARGDTLIERGCVHWVGPTKAQWIDEQRDRGSRILAVGLADGATPLARLPLARRRTVVLLGHERLGVPEEIWESIDEVVEIPMVGRGASLNVAVAGSLVLYRLAGLA
- a CDS encoding excisionase family DNA-binding protein; translation: MPTALYTVEQAAEILGIGRTLMFRLIADGTVESVLIGRLRRVPVDAVTSYVDQLRGHGGTAA
- a CDS encoding type II toxin-antitoxin system HicA family toxin, whose product is MKPMPTRKVRDILAGLGCVKTTTEGSHEKWTSPQCRSVIVVAAEKEQSAGTLRNIQTELVAEFGAKWFEKASRR
- a CDS encoding GNAT family protein; the encoded protein is MNRGWPVRLADGAVVLRPLRVRDGDAWRVMRRANSTWLAPWEATRPGEDGGELGFAPMVRRLRAEAREGRTLPFGLEYHGRFVGQLTIAGVTWGSLCAANIGYWIDQGHAGRGIMPTAVALATDHCLTGMGLHRVEVCIRPENRNSRRVVEKLGFREEGLRPRFLHIDGAWRDHLVYVLTAEEVPAGLMHRWRSSRGPLAPQ
- a CDS encoding MogA/MoaB family molybdenum cofactor biosynthesis protein produces the protein MNQVRRALVITVSNRASAGIYEDRGGPILHSGLTELGFVVDGPQIVPDGEPVGVALRAAVAAGYDVVLTTGGTGLTPGDLTPEMTAPVIERAVPGIAEAIRHRSAPTVPTALLSRGLAGLAGRTLIVNLPGSPGGCKDGIAVLGPVLAHAVDQVHGGDHVRSGLP
- the moaC gene encoding cyclic pyranopterin monophosphate synthase MoaC gives rise to the protein MSEPSAGPSFTHLDASGAARMVDVSAKEVTVRQATATGRVLVSAEVVDLLRGKGVPKGDALAVARIAGIAATKRTPDLIPLCHPLAIHGVTVDLTVQDDAVTIAATVRTADRTGVEMEALTAVAVAGLTVIDMVKSVDKAAVITEVRLEHKSGGKSGEYRRADAQP
- the glp gene encoding gephyrin-like molybdotransferase Glp; its protein translation is MRSVEEQSAWILDSVQPALPLELPLLDAQGCTITEDIHSEVDLPPWDNSAMDGYAVRLSDVLGASREFPAEIQVVDDIAAGFMPSRPITAGTCARIMTGAPVPDGSEAIIPVELTNASTTRVSIHAQPTDGQHIRRRGSDVTIGELVLTAGTELGPAQIGVLAAIGRARVPARPRPRVVVISTGSELIEPGMPLRPGAIHESNSFMLAAAVRDAGALPFRVGLVADDEGAVLTAIEEQLVRADLVITSGGVSAGAYDVVKAVLSRLGTVEFGGVKMNPGKPQGFGRIGDVPIFTLPGNPVSAYVSFEVFVRPAIRRMRGLTPEQRPLIKATTMEPLSSPAGKTQFMRAILGPSRPYGPPQVRPVGGPASHLIGDLAQANCFVVIPEDVVSYTIGDQVDVMSLDRELA
- the galU gene encoding UTP--glucose-1-phosphate uridylyltransferase GalU, which codes for MTMTKAVVPAAGLGTRFLPATKATPKEMLPVVDKPAIEYVVEEAVAAGLTDILMITGRNKRALEDHFDRNYELEEKLAEKGDTQTLERVRASSDLGTMHYVRQGDPRGLGHAVLCAAQHIGQEPFAVLLGDDMIDPRDPLLAPMMAAREQLGGSVIALMEDPADHIHLYGCAAVAPSGVEGVVRVTDLVEKPERAVAPSNLAIIGRYVLEPAVFDVLRRTPPGRGGEIQLTDALRSLAVGDGGGPVHAVVFRGRRYDTGDRGEYLRTIVRLACERADLGPEFREWLADFVKNELPGSTT
- a CDS encoding 5-formyltetrahydrofolate cyclo-ligase, which encodes MADTKGDLRAAASARRRALSPDQRRAVADALCEQALGLPWADTVALYVSFGSEPGTGPLLAALRERGTRVLLPVVLPDRSLDWAVDDGSAVPGVRGIPEPIGARLGPAGIATADLVLLPGLAADRAGNRLGRGGGSYDRALPLRRPQVPAIVLLHPWEVVAALPTDPHDVPVDAALTADGLVPLGAEWTNGPPVREN
- a CDS encoding FmdB family zinc ribbon protein; protein product: MPTYQYACTECEHQLEAVQKFTDDALTECPACTGRLRKVFSAVGVVFKGSGFYRTDSRGKSSSGENGSDSKPAAKTSSDSSSTATPAKSESGAGKDSGGSKDSGSTKKSSGESAA